A portion of the Physeter macrocephalus isolate SW-GA chromosome 15, ASM283717v5, whole genome shotgun sequence genome contains these proteins:
- the GDAP1 gene encoding ganglioside-induced differentiation-associated protein 1 isoform X1, which yields MPDKGSMYYPRVQHYRELLDSLPMDAYTHGCILHPELTVDSMIPAYATTRIRSQIGNTESELKKLAEENPDLQEAYIAKQKRLQSKLLDHDNVKYLKKILDELEKVLDQVETELQRRNEETPEEGRQPWLCGESFTLADISLAVTLHRLKFLGFARRNWGSGKRPNLETYYERVLKRRTFKKVLGHVNNILISAVLPTAFRVAKKRAPKVLGTILVVGFLAGMGYFAFMLFRKRLGSVILLLRPRPNYF from the exons ATGCCCGATAAAGGAAGCATGTATTACCCACGGGTACAACATTATCGAGAACTACTTGACTCCTTACCCATGGACGCCTATACACACGGCTGCATTTTACATCCTGAGCTAACTGTGGACTCCATGATCCCAGCTTATGCAACAACAAGAATTCGCA GCCAAATTGGTAACACAGAGTCTGAACTGAAAAAACTTGCTGAAGAAAACCCAGATTTACAAGAGGCGTACATTGCAAAACAGAAGCGACTTCAG TCAAAGCTCCTTGACCACGACAAtgtcaaatatttgaagaaaattcttGATGAATTGGAGAAAGTCTTGGATCAGGTTGAAACTGAGttgcaaagaagaaatgaagaaacccCAG AAGAGGGCCGCCAGCCATGGCTCTGCGGGGAATCCTTCACCTTGGCTGACATCTCGCTTGCTGTTACGCTGCATCGACTGAAGTTCCTGGGGTTTGCGAGGAGAAACTGGGGAAGTGGAAAGCGACCGAACTTGGAAACCTATTACGAGCGTGTCCTGAAGAGAAGAACGTTTAAGAAGGTTTTGGGACACGTCAACAATATATTAATCTCTGCAGTGTTACCAACCGCATTCCGGGTGGCCAAGAAAAGGGCCCCAAAAGTTCTTGGCACCATCCTCGTGGTTGGTTTCCTTGCAGGAATGGGATATTTTGCTTTTATGCTTTTCAGAAAGAGACTTGGCAGCGTGATATTACTCCTCAGACCCAGACCAAATTATTTCTAG
- the GDAP1 gene encoding ganglioside-induced differentiation-associated protein 1 isoform X2, protein MARRQNEQRGGAPLMAEGKSDAEVKLILYHWTHSFSSQKVRLVIAEKALKCEEHDVSLPLSEHNEPWFMRLNSTGEVPVLIHGENIICEATQIIDYLEQTFLDEKTPRLMPDKGSMYYPRVQHYRELLDSLPMDAYTHGCILHPELTVDSMIPAYATTRIRSQIGNTESELKKLAEENPDLQEAYIAKQKRLQSKLLDHDNVKYLKKILDELEKVLDQVETELQRRNEETPEEGRQPWLCGESFTLADISLAVTLHRLKFLGFARRNWGSGKRPNLETYYERVLKRRTFKKVLGHVNNILISAVLPTAFRVAKKRAPKVLGTILVVGFLAGMGYFAFMLFRKRLGSVILLLRPRPNYF, encoded by the exons ATGGCTCGGAGGCAGAACGAGCAGAGAGGGGGAGCGCCCTTGATGGCGGAAGGCAAGTCGGACGCGGAGGTTAAGCTCATTCTGTACCACTGGACGCATTCCTTCAGCTCTCAAAAG GTGCGCTTGGTAATTGCTGAAAAGGCATTGAAGTGCGAGGAACATGATGTAAGTCTGCCCCTGAGTGAGCACAATGAGCCCTGGTTTATGCGTTTGAACTCAACTGGAGAAGTGCCCGTCCTTATCCACGGGGAAAACATTATTTGTGAGGCCACTCAGATCATTGATTATCTTGAACAGACTTTCCTGGATG AAAAAACACCCAGGCTAATGCCCGATAAAGGAAGCATGTATTACCCACGGGTACAACATTATCGAGAACTACTTGACTCCTTACCCATGGACGCCTATACACACGGCTGCATTTTACATCCTGAGCTAACTGTGGACTCCATGATCCCAGCTTATGCAACAACAAGAATTCGCA GCCAAATTGGTAACACAGAGTCTGAACTGAAAAAACTTGCTGAAGAAAACCCAGATTTACAAGAGGCGTACATTGCAAAACAGAAGCGACTTCAG TCAAAGCTCCTTGACCACGACAAtgtcaaatatttgaagaaaattcttGATGAATTGGAGAAAGTCTTGGATCAGGTTGAAACTGAGttgcaaagaagaaatgaagaaacccCAG AAGAGGGCCGCCAGCCATGGCTCTGCGGGGAATCCTTCACCTTGGCTGACATCTCGCTTGCTGTTACGCTGCATCGACTGAAGTTCCTGGGGTTTGCGAGGAGAAACTGGGGAAGTGGAAAGCGACCGAACTTGGAAACCTATTACGAGCGTGTCCTGAAGAGAAGAACGTTTAAGAAGGTTTTGGGACACGTCAACAATATATTAATCTCTGCAGTGTTACCAACCGCATTCCGGGTGGCCAAGAAAAGGGCCCCAAAAGTTCTTGGCACCATCCTCGTGGTTGGTTTCCTTGCAGGAATGGGATATTTTGCTTTTATGCTTTTCAGAAAGAGACTTGGCAGCGTGATATTACTCCTCAGACCCAGACCAAATTATTTCTAG
- the LOC114487854 gene encoding ganglioside-induced differentiation-associated protein 1-like, with amino-acid sequence MARRQNEQRGGAPLMAEGKSDAEVKLILYHWTHSFSSQKVRLVIAEKALKCEEHDVSLPLSEHNEPWFMRLNSTGEVPVLIHGENIICEATQIIDYLEQTFLDGDFCAQTPPAPPQLSRPRNYTSQRSVRSSARTHLSRLWVASRQS; translated from the exons ATGGCTCGGAGGCAGAACGAGCAGAGAGGGGGAGCGCCCTTGATGGCGGAAGGCAAGTCGGACGCGGAGGTTAAGCTCATTCTGTACCACTGGACGCATTCCTTCAGCTCTCAAAAG GTGCGCTTGGTAATTGCTGAAAAGGCATTGAAGTGCGAGGAACATGATGTAAGTCTGCCCCTGAGTGAGCACAATGAGCCCTGGTTTATGCGTTTGAACTCAACTGGAGAAGTGCCCGTCCTTATCCACGGGGAAAACATTATTTGTGAGGCCACTCAGATCATTGATTATCTTGAACAGACTTTCCTGGATG GTGACTTCTGTGCGCagactccccccgcccccccgcagcTTTCTCGCCCACGAAACTACACTTCCCAGCGGTCTGTTCGTTCATCTGCGCGAACTCATCTTTCCCGGCTCTGGGTGGCATCCCGGCAAAGCTAA